The following coding sequences lie in one Nodularia sp. LEGE 06071 genomic window:
- a CDS encoding Stp1/IreP family PP2C-type Ser/Thr phosphatase yields MKLNFTGSSDPGLIRSSNQDAFYIDPDGRFFIVADGMGGHAGGEQASRIATQEIQAFLVSHWDTAEPTPKLLENALWQANKAIIADQKQHPERADMGTTVVAVIFRSTDSPWCAHVGDSRLYRFRESQLEQVTEDHTWVARAIKLGDITEDEARNHPYRHILSRCLGREDLHQVDVQPLDVKLGDRLLLCSDGLTEELNKQNIADHLRNSAILETASLALIEAAKDQGGHDNITIVMVSVE; encoded by the coding sequence ATGAAACTTAACTTCACCGGTTCTAGCGATCCGGGACTCATTCGTTCTAGCAACCAGGATGCTTTCTATATCGATCCTGATGGGCGATTTTTTATTGTTGCTGATGGTATGGGTGGTCATGCTGGAGGTGAACAAGCCAGTCGCATCGCCACGCAAGAAATTCAAGCCTTCTTGGTGTCCCACTGGGATACTGCTGAACCGACTCCCAAATTGCTAGAAAATGCCCTATGGCAAGCAAATAAAGCCATTATAGCGGATCAGAAACAGCATCCCGAACGCGCTGACATGGGGACTACAGTCGTCGCCGTGATTTTTCGCTCCACAGATTCGCCTTGGTGCGCTCACGTTGGTGATTCCAGGTTATATCGGTTTCGGGAGTCGCAATTAGAACAGGTGACAGAAGACCATACATGGGTAGCCAGAGCCATCAAACTAGGTGACATTACTGAAGATGAAGCCCGAAATCACCCCTACCGCCATATCTTATCCCGGTGTTTGGGAAGGGAAGACTTACATCAAGTTGATGTGCAACCCCTAGATGTGAAATTAGGCGATCGCCTGCTGTTATGCAGTGATGGTTTGACCGAAGAATTGAACAAACAAAATATTGCTGATCACCTCCGCAACTCTGCCATCTTGGAAACAGCTTCCCTAGCTCTCATTGAAGCAGCCAAAGATCAGGGTGGACACGATAACATCACCATCGTCATGGTCTCAGTTGAATAG
- a CDS encoding anhydro-N-acetylmuramic acid kinase encodes MHPKKVTVPTRVIGLISGTSVDGIDAALVEICGSDLDLKISLLAGATYPYTPELREKILAVGAGVAISMAELAEIDDAIAKAFAQAAQNIQIGHQPAILIGSHGQTVYHRPPQGGSQKSINLNSHNPLGYSLQLGRGGLIAHLTGIITVSNFRLADINIGGHGAPLVPRVDAFLLSDSVQGRCIQNIGGIGNVAYIPPRGGDWLSKIRGWDTGPGNSLLDLAVDHLTDGAKSYDQNGNWAASGVPCDSLVEQWLQQDYFHLPPPKSTGRELFGVAYLHQCLKDAAPYQLNPADLLATLTEFTVATIAHSYQTFLPQMPQQVLLCGGGSRNLYLKHRLQLLLPSVPVLTTDEVGLNADFKEAIAFAVLAYWRQLGLTGNLPAATGAPCEILLGEIHSPVGISCVQK; translated from the coding sequence ATGCATCCTAAAAAAGTTACCGTACCTACTCGCGTTATCGGTTTAATTAGCGGCACTTCCGTAGATGGTATAGATGCTGCCTTGGTAGAGATTTGTGGTAGTGATTTGGATTTGAAGATTTCTTTGCTAGCCGGGGCTACATATCCCTATACCCCCGAATTAAGAGAAAAAATTCTAGCCGTTGGCGCAGGTGTTGCCATCTCAATGGCAGAATTAGCAGAAATAGATGATGCGATCGCCAAAGCCTTTGCCCAAGCGGCTCAAAATATCCAAATCGGTCACCAGCCAGCAATTTTGATTGGTTCTCACGGTCAAACTGTTTACCATCGACCGCCCCAGGGGGGAAGTCAAAAGTCAATCAACTTGAATTCTCACAACCCTCTAGGTTACAGCTTACAATTAGGTCGCGGTGGGTTGATTGCCCATCTGACAGGAATTATTACTGTGAGTAATTTTCGCTTGGCAGATATAAATATTGGTGGTCATGGTGCGCCCCTGGTGCCGAGAGTCGATGCTTTTTTGCTTAGTGATTCAGTACAAGGACGTTGCATTCAAAATATTGGTGGGATTGGCAATGTAGCTTACATTCCGCCTCGTGGTGGTGACTGGCTCTCAAAAATTCGCGGTTGGGATACTGGCCCCGGAAACAGTTTATTGGATTTGGCAGTGGATCATTTAACTGATGGTGCTAAGTCCTATGATCAAAACGGCAATTGGGCAGCCAGTGGTGTTCCTTGTGATTCATTAGTAGAACAATGGCTCCAGCAAGATTACTTTCATCTACCCCCGCCTAAATCTACAGGTCGTGAGTTATTCGGTGTGGCTTACCTGCATCAGTGTTTAAAAGATGCCGCACCTTACCAACTCAATCCAGCTGACCTACTGGCGACACTCACAGAATTTACCGTGGCGACAATTGCTCACAGTTATCAGACTTTTTTACCCCAAATGCCGCAGCAGGTGTTATTGTGCGGTGGCGGTAGTCGGAATCTGTATTTAAAACACAGGTTACAGTTATTGTTGCCATCAGTGCCAGTTTTGACTACAGATGAAGTCGGCTTGAATGCGGATTTTAAAGAAGCGATCGCCTTTGCGGTTTTAGCCTACTGGCGACAGCTGGGGCTGACTGGTAACTTACCTGCGGCCACTGGCGCACCTTGTGAAATACTTTTGGGAGAAATTCATTCCCCAGTAGGGATCAGTTGCGTTCAGAAATAA
- a CDS encoding serine/threonine protein kinase encodes MSDPNIGRFLGKRYQLQELIGTGAMGRVYRAKDILLGGVPVAVKFLALSLQNKKMQLQERFEREAKTCALLGQKSIHIVRVMDYGVDENETPYYVMEYLQGQSLTRIIRQQNQNLSFPRFLSMARQICLGLKCAHDGIPVDGAVYPIIHRDIKPSNMLVIQDPSFGELVKVLDFGIAKLLQADIDQTKYYLGTMAYSSPEQMKGKELDNRADIYSLGVMMFEMLTGKMPLVAPTHSFKAWYKTHHLEEPRTFATVAPTLQIPQSAQDLVMSCLAKAASDRPQSIGEILEVLESLEQDDLQQTSSPDDHAATQALAIRDELEPKKIANLPVSLPKEKLDQVHNATWPTNKPIADIVFPKSIQSNGEMVPALWVMLPQPEINKRLSCNLYNQFLFITTPHPMLLWITVIYNRQHGAKFLPYYLDMKTSLGQEIAGLLAQKGSYRLLLFAREVPDRCSHVLISSIDPAQPQRLQQWIAMSKSFASSANPHLSKNLLKSEYEKIKPTILTKLETSTTDMSLNISR; translated from the coding sequence ATGTCAGACCCCAACATTGGTCGCTTTCTCGGCAAACGTTACCAGCTTCAAGAGTTAATTGGGACTGGAGCTATGGGTCGGGTTTATCGTGCTAAGGATATTTTGTTGGGAGGCGTACCTGTAGCTGTAAAGTTTCTGGCCTTGTCCCTACAAAATAAAAAGATGCAGTTGCAAGAACGCTTTGAACGTGAAGCGAAAACCTGTGCCTTACTAGGGCAAAAAAGCATCCACATTGTCCGAGTCATGGACTACGGTGTAGACGAAAATGAAACGCCGTACTACGTGATGGAATACTTGCAAGGACAAAGCCTCACCCGGATTATCCGCCAACAAAATCAAAATCTATCTTTCCCCAGATTTTTGAGTATGGCGCGTCAAATCTGTTTGGGGTTGAAGTGCGCTCATGATGGTATCCCAGTTGATGGCGCAGTCTACCCAATTATTCATCGTGATATCAAGCCCAGCAATATGCTGGTGATTCAAGACCCTAGTTTTGGGGAATTAGTCAAGGTTCTGGATTTTGGGATTGCTAAGTTACTACAAGCAGATATCGACCAGACAAAATACTATTTAGGCACAATGGCTTATTCCTCTCCTGAACAAATGAAGGGTAAGGAATTAGACAATCGCGCTGATATTTATAGTTTGGGCGTGATGATGTTCGAGATGCTTACAGGCAAAATGCCCCTAGTCGCACCAACTCACTCTTTTAAGGCATGGTATAAAACACATCACTTGGAAGAACCACGCACCTTTGCTACAGTTGCTCCCACCTTGCAAATTCCCCAGTCAGCCCAAGATTTAGTCATGAGTTGTCTGGCTAAAGCCGCAAGCGATCGCCCCCAAAGCATTGGTGAGATCCTCGAAGTTCTAGAATCTTTAGAACAGGATGATCTCCAGCAAACAAGTTCACCTGATGATCATGCAGCGACTCAAGCCCTGGCTATTAGGGATGAGTTGGAGCCAAAAAAAATCGCCAACTTGCCAGTATCCTTACCAAAGGAGAAACTTGATCAAGTTCACAATGCAACATGGCCGACCAATAAACCAATTGCCGATATTGTTTTCCCGAAATCCATCCAGTCCAATGGGGAGATGGTACCAGCCCTATGGGTGATGCTACCGCAACCAGAAATTAACAAACGCTTAAGCTGTAATCTGTATAATCAATTTCTGTTTATTACTACTCCCCACCCAATGTTGCTCTGGATTACTGTGATCTACAACCGCCAACATGGGGCTAAATTTTTACCTTATTACTTGGATATGAAAACTAGTCTGGGTCAAGAAATCGCAGGCTTACTGGCACAGAAAGGTTCCTATCGTCTGTTGTTATTTGCACGAGAAGTACCAGATCGCTGTTCTCATGTCTTAATATCCAGTATTGACCCAGCCCAACCCCAGCGACTGCAACAATGGATAGCAATGAGTAAAAGCTTTGCCTCCTCTGCTAATCCTCATCTGAGTAAAAATTTACTTAAAAGCGAGTACGAAAAAATTAAGCCCACAATTCTGACAAAGTTGGAAACATCTACCACCGATATGTCCTTGAACATTTCTAGATAA
- a CDS encoding NblA/ycf18 family protein has product MSQPIELSLEQQFSIRSFASQVQHMSNDQAKDFLVKLYEQMMVREATYQELLKHQWGLDSGSTMA; this is encoded by the coding sequence ATGAGCCAACCCATCGAACTATCTTTGGAACAGCAATTTAGCATCCGATCCTTTGCTAGTCAAGTACAGCACATGAGCAACGACCAAGCTAAAGACTTTTTGGTCAAGCTTTATGAACAGATGATGGTGCGGGAAGCAACCTATCAAGAGTTGCTCAAGCATCAGTGGGGCTTAGATTCAGGTTCCACTATGGCATAG